One stretch of Passer domesticus isolate bPasDom1 chromosome 2, bPasDom1.hap1, whole genome shotgun sequence DNA includes these proteins:
- the ENDOD1 gene encoding endonuclease domain-containing 1 protein: MKTSIVFLLCISVFPGFSQGRVVREDETGFAECNVFFSGQVPPEGFTEPFHVKICQQYNKEPRFATLYSTKDKIPLYSAFKFTKPAQSEEENWLIEPQIDDPENDLHEMVHEADIGGTVANLGANQALTSDYMGSGYERGLLNPSLLNEEDFQVATYTLTNAVPLSPGLSKSWHRDIGKVVEEALIPHCPKMDHLYLLAGAIPSSVQVKGKVSVPESLWLAACCDAPEGWSLGLVKKTNDENSLADLTVRELEKQLLPGVHLFKGNCGKDKQSQKKREAVLQAVSQIRSGEEVGTNSNEETKESGWVRRVAGIIATPFIKLLELLIYIFVELVKFVFYFLWLVVKRVVGTILGGVCSLWNGMVSYLKAVSMVLISIPYDVGRVIVNIFLGFLQIVQDVMSLTYRILSIPVGFILHLAAFPYHSICAIPSVLKDMGTGIMGTFSLVIDATAAVLHGFYYLAWHIVKRFVPKGSSDD; encoded by the exons ATGAAGACGTCAATTGTATTCTTGCTTTGCATCTCAGTTTTCCCAGGCTTTTCCCAGGGCAGAGTTGTTAGAGAGGATGAAACTGGTTTTGCCGAGTGTAACGTGTTCTTCTCTGGACAAGTCCCACCCGAAGGATTTACGGAGCCGTTCCATGTGAAAATCTGTCAGCAGTACAACAAAGAGCCACGCTTTGCAACCCTCTACAGCACTAAGGACAAAATCCCTCTTTATTCAGCTTTTAAGTTCACAAAGCCAGCGCAAAGTGAGGAGGAGAACTGGCTGATTGAACCGCAG ATAGATGATCCAGAAAATGACTTGCATGAAATGGTGCATGAAGCTGATATTGGTGGCACTGTGGCCAACCTTGGTGCAAATCAAGCCCTGACCTCAGACTACATGGGCTCTGGCTACGAGAGAGGTCTTCTCAATCCCAGTTTGCTTAATGAGGAGGATTTCCAGGTGGCCACTTACACACTCACGAATGCTGTCCCTCTGAGCCCGGGTCTGAGCAAAAGCTGGCACAGAGACATTGGGAAGGTAGTGGAGGAAGCTCTGATCCCTCACTGTCCCAAGATGGATCACCTATATCTCCTTGCAGGTGCAATTCCTTCCAGTGTCCAAGTTAAAGGCAAGGTTTCAGTGCCAGAGAGCCTctggctggcagcctgctgtGATGCTCCAGAGGGATGGTCCCTGGGACTAGTGAAAAAAACCAATGATGAAAACAGCTTAGCAGACCTCACGGTGAGAGAGCTGGAGAAGCAGCTTCTACCAGGAGTTCACTTGTTCAAGGGCAACTGTGGGAAAGACAAACAAAGccagaagaaaagagaagcagtATTGCAAGCTGTCAGTCAGATCCGCTCTGGAGAGGAAGTAGGAACAAATAGCAATGAGGAGACCAAAGAGAGTGGCTGGGTGAGAAGAGTGGCTGGCATCATTGCTACTCCTTTCATCAAACTTCTGGAACTCCTCATCTACATCTTTGTGGAACTGGTGaaatttgtgttttattttctgtggcTTGTTGTAAAGCGAGTTGTTGGCACAATTCTGGGTGGAGTATGCAGCCTGTGGAATGGGATGGTGTCCTACCTTAAAGCCGTCAGCATGGTGCTCATCAGCATCCCTTATGATGTTGGGAGGGTCATCGTCAACATCTTCCTGGGCTTCCTGCAGATTGTTCAAGATGTGATGTCCCTCACCTACAGGATCCTGAGCATCCCCGTGGGGTTCATCCTTCATCTTGCTGCTTTCCCGTACCACTCCATCTGTGCCATTCCCTCTGTCCTTAAAGACATGGGCACTGGGATCATGGGCACCTTCTCGCTGGTCATCGACGCCACAGCCGCAGTTCTGCACGGCTTTTATTATCTGGCTTGGCACATTGTCAAACGGTTTGTCCCTAAAGGCTCTTCTGACGACTGA